A region of Marasmius oreades isolate 03SP1 chromosome 9, whole genome shotgun sequence DNA encodes the following proteins:
- a CDS encoding uncharacterized protein (CAZy:AA7), with amino-acid sequence MFDLQSLGFKGQILTTSSPDYDAARDRYPKNAVLKPSYIAQPATVQDIPLAIKFALSQNPPLELAVKGGGVSPYPASSSDGGLVIDLSHLKAVKVADDKQSVSVGGGALWSDVYAETDKHGVVPIGGNVHFLGVGGVTLAGGYSNLSGKHGLGVDNILQATVVLADGRVVTTSEKEEPDLFWAIRGGVNQFGVVAELVLKTYPLSKAMTIGAMVYPGTELQNVLAALHKHLENHHPSTKMILMFARAPPDFYPGLLLLPYIENDATPPDEVLAPFRELVKPIFEGLATVDGYLPVTHGADQALSGAPPRMSIDGALFGDLWDDVVGQAFGSWVGFTEDPEFRSTIVMWELGHRDKIVERKVEDMAFAAREKHYYMAAIPRFTNASGDAKAAEWVSSITSLVRTSHLEKTGKALITPPSFALSPQSVPAEKIWGDNLPKLRKLKAKYDPKKVWSKGWCIEPDPKL; translated from the exons ATGTTCGATTTACAATCTCTCGGTttcaaaggtcaaatcctCACAACCTCCTCGCCAGACTACGACGCTGCCAGGGACCGTTACCCAAAAAACGCCGTCCTCAAACCTTCCTACATCGCTCAACCCGCCACCGTACAAGACATCCCTCTCGCAATCAAGTTTGCTCTATCTCAAAATCCTCCACTCGAGCTCGCAGTcaaaggaggaggagttAGTCCTTAtcctgcttcatcttctgatgGAGGGCTCGTGATCGATTTGAGCCACCTCAAAGCCGTCAAAGTCGCCGATGACAAACAGTCTGTCTCTGTTGGTGGGGGCGCCCTTTGGAGTGACGTTTACGCCGAGACAGACAAACATGGTGTGGTACCTATCGGTGGAAACGTGCATTTCTTGGGTGTTGGTGGTGTCACTCTCGCTGGAGGGTACTCCAATCTATCCGGGAAGCATGGTCTCGGTGTCGATAACATTCTTCAAGCCACGGTTGTTCTGGCTGATGGAAGGGTTGTGACTACGAGCGAGAAGGAAGAACCTGATCTTTTCTGGGCTATCCGCG GTGGCGTTAACCAGTTCGGAGTCGTCGCAGAGCTCGTATTGAAGACCTACCCTCTATCCAAGGCAATGACTATAGGAGCCATGGTTTATCCCGGAACTGAACTCCAAAACGTCCTCGCAGCACTACAC AAACACCTCGAGAACCACCATCCAAGCACTAAAATGATTCTCATGTTCGCTAGAGCCCCACCTGACTTCTAT CCCggtcttctcctcctcccctaCATCGAAAATGACGCCACGCCACCGGACGAAGTCCTCGCTCCCTTCCGCGAGCTCGTCAAACCCATCTTCGAAGGCCTCGCAACCGTAGATGGCTATCTCCCCGTCACCCACGGCGCTGACCAAGCTCTGAGTGGTGCACCCCCTCGTATGTCTATCGACGGTGCCCTATTCGGTGATTTGTGGGACGATGTGGTTGGTCAGGCTTTTGGAAGTTGGGTTGGGTTCACGGAGGATCCGGAGTTTAGAAGTACGATTGTGATGTGGGAGTTGGGACATAGGGATAAGATagtggagaggaaggtggagGATATGGCGTTTGCGGCGAGGGAGAAGCATTATTATATGGCTGCTATTCCGAG atTCACCAACGCCTCTGGAGATGCGAAAGCAGCAGAATGGGTCTCGAGTATTACCAGCCTCGTTCGGACATCTCATCTTGAGAAGACAGGAAAAGCTCTTATTACTCCCCCCAGTTTCGCTTTGAGCCCCCAGAGTGTGCCTGCTGAGAAGATATGGGGCGATAACCTTCCCAAGTTGAGAAAGTTGAAGGCCAAGTATGATCCGAAGAAGGTTTGGAGCAAGGGGTGGTGTATTGAACCTGATCCAAAACTCTAG
- a CDS encoding uncharacterized protein (CAZy:AA7) produces MSDLYSLGFKGQVFTPSSPEYDSARDRYPKNAVLKPSYIVQPTSAQDVPLAIKFALSQNPPLEVAIKGGGANPYPASSSDGGLVIDLGNLKAVKVADDKQSVSVGGGALWSDVYTETDKHGVVPVGGTVHFLGVGGVILAGGYSHLSGRHGLAVDNVLQATVVLADGRVVITNETEEPDLFWAIRGGVNQFGVVTELVLKTYPLPGPMTTGALVYPGTELQNVLAAWHNHLDNHHPSTKMMLVCARTPPDFRPSLLVLPYIENNATLPDSVLAPFRELAQPSFESFTTVNSFLAVSHAGDQTLIDAPPRLHISGALISDLWDDVFSQAFDSWTQFTEDEAFRGSVLLWEFPHRDKVAEKKVEDMAFAAREKHYFFVVNARYTLATEEVKAVEWASDLAGLVRKAQVEKTGKSLITPASFALNPQTMMPEGIWGSNLPRLRELKAKYDPQKVWSKGWVIEPDLRL; encoded by the exons ATGTCTGATCTTTACTCCCTTGGTTTCAAAGGCCAGGTTTTCACGCCCTCCTCGCCAGAATACGACTCAGCCAGAGACCGTTACCCAAAAAATGCCGTCCTTAAACCCTCCTACATTGTTCAACCGACCTCCGCGCAAGACGTCCCTCTCGCAATCAAGTTCGCTTTATCTCAAAACCCGCCACTCGAAGTTGCAATCAAAGGAGGAGGTGCCAATCCGTACCCGGCTTCGTCCTCTGATGGAGGTCTGGTGATTGATCTGGGCAACCTCAAAGCAGTCAAAGTCGCGGACGACAAACAGTCTGTCTCGGTTGGTGGCGGTGCACTTTGGAGTGACGTTTATACGGAGACGGATAAGCATGGTGTAGTTCCTGTTGGCGGAACGGTGCATTTCCTGGGTGTTGGGGGTGTCATTCTTGCCGGAGGATATTCTCATCTATCTGGAAGGCATGGGCTTGCTGTGGATAATGTTCTTCAAGCAACTGTTGTCCTGGCTGATGGCAGAGTCGTTATTACGAATGAGACGGAAGAGCCCGATCTTTTTTGGGCTATTCGTG GTGGCGTTAACCAATTCGGAGTGGTCACAGAACTGGTTTTGAAGACGTACCCTCTCCCTGGCCCAATGACTACAGGAGCGTTAGTCTATCCTGGAACTGAACTTCAAAATGTTCTTGCAGCATGGCAC AACCACCTCGATAACCACCACCCGAGCACAAAAATGATGCTCGTATGTGCTCGAACACCACCTGATTTCCGG CCCAGCCTACTGGTCCTCCCTTACATCGAAAACAACGCAACACTACCAGACAGCGTCCTTGCTCCGTTCCGAGAACTTGCTCAGCCCAGTTTCGAAAGCTTCACAACCGTCAACTCCTTCTTGGCCGTCTCTCACGCCGGCGACCAAACTCTCATCGATGCACCACCTCGCCTACACATCTCCGGTGCCCTGATAAGTGATTTATGGGACGACGTCTTTAGTCAGGCGTTTGACAGTTGGACTCAGTTCACGGAAGATGAAGCTTTTAGAGGCTCAGTTCTGTTATGGGAGTTCCCGCATCGGGATAAGGTTGCTGAGAAgaaggtcgaagatatggcaTTTGCGGCGAGAGAGAAGCATTATTTCTTTGTTGTTAATGCGAG GTACACCCTTGCAACAGAAGAGGTAAAAGCCGTCGAATGGGCTTCCGATCTCGCTGGGCTGGTTCGAAAAGCCCAAGTTGAGAAAACTGGGAAGTCTCTAATTACTCCTGCTAGTTTTGCTCTTAACCCTCAGACTATGATGCCTGAAGGAATATGGGGCAGTAACCTTCCTAGGTTGAGGGAGTTGAAGGCAAAGTATGACCCACAAAAGGTTTGGAGTAAGGGGTGGGTTATTGAGCCTGATCTGAGGTTGTAG
- a CDS encoding uncharacterized protein (MEROPS:MER0000904) — MGTNLNVLVAWTTFLLPLCAAKNWVSLPVHAPATLEDDIGHQVDVAVGTPPQNSSFNIGIQDWLVATLVPQCIFCPVDGMYDPTLSTSFRVSNTRDGDFDLGGLKGNETFTLGGVLQDLNAPMYFIDQMGLERSNRFSGGLLGLAPTRNESLRGRNILVRLDEQGQLLNPVWGLRLGGDNPRLTIGALDPNEYEGELNWVPELNDAGMIKVDAYRGYQGNILPFQYPVTVPLSSVSMNIYLPDIMTYLTNESLIGPQENINLDTKYNIIEIQCNGTQPPQLQFSVDINGINYPINQDDLIRAPSIISAIGFCNIGISQPVPAEFVLGLTFLRSVYLAYRFPTGNCPGYYGFAFPKGSTTTSDQKPRDPPPRASQCLSLVQPTSTPTPTIAVHEGKHGFSEEKYKVYGENEDQWVALRGVGDLPALKVRGVEDKSVVNGG; from the exons ATGGGGACGAACCTTAACGTGTTAGTAGCATGGACCACATTCCTTCTACCATTATGCGCTGCAAAAA ATTGGGTATCCCTCCCGGTCCACGCTCCAGCGACTCTCGAAGACGACATTGGTCACCAAGTCGATGTCGCTGTAGGCACACCCCCTCAGAATAGCTCGTTCAATATCGGGATACAAGACTGGCTTGTAGCAACCCTCGTTCCACAGTGTATTTTCTGTCCTGTCGACGGGATGTATGATCCGACTTTGTCGACGAGCTTCAGAGTTTCC AACACGAGAGATGGGGATTTTGATCTTGGAGGGCTGAAAGGGAATGAAACGTTCACTTTAGGAGGCGTTTTACAAGACCTGAATGCCCCGATGT ATTTCATCGATCAAATGGGACTCGAGCGCTCAAACCGCTTCAGTGGCG GCCTACTTGGACTTGCCCCCACTAGAAACGAGTCATTACGTGGACGAAACATTCTCGTCCGGCTGGATGAGCAAGGCCAGCTTCTGAATCCAGTATGGGGACTCCGCTTGGGGGGAGATAATCCTCGACTGACAATTGGAGCGCTCGATCCAAACGAGTACGAAGGGGAACTGAACTGGGTACCGGAATTGAACGATGCCGGGATGATAAAGGTGGACGCGTACAGAGGGTATCAAGGGAATATCCTACCTTTTCAGTACCCCGTTACTGTGCCATTGAGCAGTG TCAGCATGAACATCTATCTGCCTGATATCATGACATACCTCACGAACGAATCTTTGATTGGACCGCAAGAGAATATAAATCTTGACACGAAGTACAATATAATTGAGATTCAGTGTAACGGGACTCAGCCACCACAGCTGCAGTTTTCGGTAGATATCAACG GTATCAACTATCCGATCAACCAAGATGACCTGATTCGAGCCCCGAGCATAATATCTGCGATCGGATTCTGCAATATCGGGATCTCTCAACCGGTTCCGGCAGAATTTGTACTTGGACTGACCTTCCTGCGGAGTGTATATCT AGCTTACAGATTCCCCACTGGAAACTGTCCAGGCTATTACGGATTCGCCTTTCCCAAAGGCTCTACGACGACTTCCGATCAAAAACCCAGAGACCCACCTCCTAGAGCCTCGCAATGCCTGTCTTTGGTCCAGCCAACTTCTACACCCACTCCAACAATCGCGGTACATGAAGGCAAGCACGGATTTTCGGAAGAGAAGTACAAGGTTTATGGGGAAAATGAGGATCAATGGGTTGCATTGAGGGGTGTGGGGGATTTGCCTGCCCTGAAGGTTAGAGGTGTTGAGGATAAGTCGGTAGTCAATGGTGGTTGA